One window of Streptococcus troglodytae genomic DNA carries:
- the glgP gene encoding glycogen/starch/alpha-glucan family phosphorylase produces the protein MTQKAKQFSKYVQEKTGQNLAQLSNEAIYVQLLHFVKEAAKDMPKNTSKRKVYYISAEFLIGKLLSNNLINLGLYKIVKDELAAAGKSISQVEDVELEPSLGNGGLGRLASCFIDSMATLGINGEGVGLNYHCGLFKQVFRDNQQEAEPNYWIEDNSWLVPTTISYDVPFRDFTLKSKLDRIDILGYHKDSKNYLNLFDIDGLDYGLIKDGITFDKTEIKKNLTLFLYPDDSDKNGELLRIYQQYFMVSNAAQLLIDEALERGSNLHDLADYAYVQINDTHPSMVIPELIRLLNEKHGLDFYEAVDIVKNMIGYTNHTILAEALEKWPLEYLNEVVPHLVTIIEHLDRIVRSQYKDDAVQIIDRDDRVHMAHMDIHFSTSVNGVAALHTDILKNSELKPFYDIYPEKFNNKTNGITFRRWLEFANQDLAAYIKELIGEGYLEDATELEKLLAFADDKTVHEQLAKIKFNNKLALKRYLKENKGIDLDENSIIDTQIKRFHEYKRQQMNALYVIHKYLEIKKGNLPKRKITVIFGGKAAPAYTIAQDIIHLILCLSELINNDPAVSPYLNVFLVENYNVTVAEKLIPATDISEQISLASKEASGTGNMKFMLNGALTLGTMDGANVEIAELVGSDNIYIFGKDSDTIIDLYDKGTYVSKDYYANNAVIKEAVDFIVSEDILALGKKERLERLYHELINKDWFMTLIDLKEYIAKKEEMLADYEDQDVWNKKVIQNIAKAGFFSSDRTIQQYDKDIWHSL, from the coding sequence ATGACACAAAAAGCAAAACAATTCAGTAAGTATGTCCAAGAAAAAACAGGTCAAAATCTAGCACAATTAAGCAATGAAGCTATTTATGTTCAGCTTTTGCACTTTGTTAAAGAGGCTGCCAAAGATATGCCTAAAAATACGTCTAAACGTAAGGTTTATTATATCTCTGCTGAGTTCTTAATCGGGAAGTTATTATCAAATAATTTGATTAACTTAGGTCTTTATAAGATTGTTAAGGATGAATTAGCTGCTGCTGGTAAATCCATCAGTCAAGTGGAAGATGTAGAATTAGAACCATCGCTTGGTAATGGTGGTTTGGGCCGTTTGGCTTCTTGTTTCATTGACTCAATGGCAACGCTGGGGATTAATGGCGAAGGTGTTGGACTTAACTACCACTGCGGGCTTTTTAAGCAAGTCTTTCGTGATAATCAGCAGGAAGCTGAACCCAATTATTGGATTGAAGATAATTCTTGGTTAGTGCCAACGACCATTTCATATGATGTGCCTTTCCGCGATTTTACGCTTAAGTCAAAATTAGACCGTATTGATATTTTGGGCTATCACAAGGATAGCAAGAATTATCTAAATCTCTTTGATATTGATGGACTTGATTATGGCTTGATTAAGGATGGTATTACTTTTGATAAGACTGAAATTAAGAAGAATCTGACTCTTTTCCTTTATCCTGATGATTCTGATAAAAATGGGGAATTGCTGCGTATTTACCAACAATATTTCATGGTTTCAAATGCAGCTCAGCTCTTGATTGACGAAGCGCTTGAGCGCGGTTCAAATCTGCATGATTTAGCTGATTATGCCTATGTGCAAATCAACGATACCCATCCATCAATGGTTATTCCAGAGCTTATCCGTCTTTTGAATGAAAAACATGGTTTAGATTTCTATGAAGCTGTAGATATTGTGAAAAATATGATTGGTTATACCAACCATACGATTTTAGCAGAAGCTCTTGAAAAATGGCCTTTGGAATATTTAAATGAAGTTGTCCCGCATTTGGTAACCATTATTGAACATCTAGACCGTATCGTTCGCAGTCAGTATAAGGATGATGCTGTTCAAATCATTGATAGGGATGATCGGGTTCACATGGCTCACATGGATATTCATTTTTCAACCAGTGTTAATGGAGTTGCTGCTCTCCATACTGATATTTTGAAAAACAGTGAATTGAAACCTTTTTATGATATCTATCCAGAAAAATTCAACAACAAGACCAATGGAATCACCTTCCGTCGGTGGTTAGAATTTGCCAATCAAGACTTGGCAGCCTATATTAAAGAATTAATTGGTGAAGGTTATCTTGAAGATGCGACTGAGCTTGAAAAATTATTGGCTTTTGCGGATGACAAGACTGTTCATGAGCAGCTGGCAAAAATCAAGTTTAACAACAAATTGGCTCTCAAACGCTATCTCAAGGAAAATAAAGGAATCGACCTTGATGAAAATTCTATCATTGATACGCAAATCAAGCGTTTCCATGAATATAAACGTCAGCAAATGAATGCTCTTTATGTTATTCATAAGTATCTTGAAATCAAAAAGGGCAATCTTCCAAAACGTAAAATTACTGTCATCTTTGGTGGTAAAGCAGCACCGGCCTATACCATTGCCCAAGACATTATTCATTTGATTCTTTGCTTATCAGAGCTTATCAATAATGATCCGGCTGTTAGTCCTTATCTCAATGTCTTTCTCGTTGAAAATTACAATGTTACGGTGGCTGAAAAATTAATCCCTGCTACTGATATTTCAGAACAAATTTCTTTGGCTTCAAAAGAAGCTTCTGGTACTGGTAACATGAAATTCATGCTTAATGGTGCTTTGACATTGGGTACGATGGACGGTGCTAACGTGGAAATTGCTGAACTTGTCGGTTCAGATAATATCTACATTTTTGGTAAGGATTCAGATACCATTATTGATTTATATGACAAGGGAACTTATGTTTCTAAAGATTATTATGCCAATAATGCAGTCATTAAAGAAGCCGTTGATTTCATCGTTAGTGAGGATATCCTTGCTTTAGGTAAAAAAGAACGTTTAGAACGTCTTTACCATGAGCTTATCAATAAAGATTGGTTCATGACACTAATTGACTTGAAAGAATACATTGCTAAGAAAGAAGAAATGTTAGCTGATTATGAGGATCAAGATGTATGGAATAAAAAGGTTATTCAAAACATCGCTAAAGCTGGTTTCTTCTCATCAGACAGAACAATTCAACAGTACGATAAGGATATTTGGCACAGTTTGTAA
- a CDS encoding cation-translocating P-type ATPase, translated as MSSTEQETMQGIEKLVSDDVYEAAQTSSNGLDVSQVQRRQELYGLNRLNEVKGEPVWLKFIKNFTSMMALLLWAGGAVAFFSGTIELGIAIWLVNVINGLFSFFQEYRASQATEALKKMLPSYARVIRDGKESKILAEELVPGDVMLIEEGDAISADGRIIFSTDLQVNQSALTGESNPVRKNNYPVLDSDTESLAFKNMVFAGTSVSNGSAKVVVTKIAMATEFGKIADLTQSMEDEKSPLQKELDLLTKQISLIAVTIGIFFLLASVFFVKQPLAQAFIFSLGMIVAFIPEGLLPTVTLSLAMAVQRMAKEHALVKKLSSVETLGATSVICSDKTGTLTQNEMTVNHIWTLEHEYEVTGQGYACDGHLEKNNQKVKVTDEDGLEFLLRAAALCSNARVLAPNDDNPRYTVLGDPTEACLNVVAEKAGIDLTENEAWAQRVRELPFDSSRKRMTTVHRLKRPINETSFISITKGAPKETTELCNKVYENGQLRDLTQADREAILAANDDYARQGLRVLAVAYRNLEEVADLPKALSDYSPEVIEEDMVFQGLVVMADPPREEVAAAVDLCRKASIRIVMVTGDYGLTAVSIAKRIGIVQGENPRVVTGLELKAMSDDDLKQALSDEVVFARVAPEQKYRVVTNLQALGHVVAVTGDGVNDAPALKKADIGVAMGITGTDVAKESADMILTDDNFASIVRAVEEGRAVYTNIRKFLTYIFNSNTSEAVPSAAFLFSKGGIPLPLTVMQILAIDLGTDMIPALGLGVEEAEDGLMERPPRRPTDRLLNKGLLIKAFIWYGFLEAALAMGAFFFAYAIGGGLSGHLASSGQLYQQATTMTLGAIIFCQLGMVMNTRTERASIFKVKLFSNKVINFGMLFEIFLFCLLAYLPFLHGLFNTAAIGIWHWLYLILCPIPVLLIEEARKAYMRRKH; from the coding sequence ATGAGTAGCACAGAACAAGAAACGATGCAGGGAATAGAAAAACTTGTATCTGATGATGTTTACGAAGCTGCACAAACCAGTTCAAATGGGCTTGATGTTTCTCAAGTTCAAAGGCGGCAAGAGTTATATGGTCTCAATCGGTTGAATGAAGTTAAAGGGGAGCCTGTTTGGCTAAAATTTATTAAAAATTTTACCAGTATGATGGCACTCTTGCTCTGGGCAGGCGGTGCAGTTGCCTTCTTTAGCGGGACAATTGAATTGGGGATTGCCATTTGGCTTGTTAATGTTATTAATGGTCTTTTTTCATTTTTCCAAGAGTATCGGGCCAGTCAGGCTACTGAAGCCTTGAAAAAAATGCTCCCTTCATATGCCAGAGTCATCCGTGATGGCAAGGAGAGTAAGATTTTAGCAGAAGAACTGGTTCCCGGAGATGTCATGCTGATTGAGGAAGGAGATGCCATTTCGGCAGATGGTCGTATTATCTTTTCTACTGATTTGCAGGTCAATCAGTCTGCTTTGACGGGTGAGTCCAATCCTGTTCGGAAAAATAATTATCCTGTTCTTGATTCAGACACGGAAAGTTTGGCATTTAAAAATATGGTTTTTGCCGGAACTAGTGTATCAAATGGCAGCGCCAAAGTTGTGGTAACGAAAATCGCAATGGCAACTGAATTTGGTAAAATTGCTGATTTGACCCAATCGATGGAAGATGAAAAAAGTCCATTGCAAAAGGAATTGGATCTATTAACCAAGCAAATTTCTTTGATTGCGGTAACTATTGGTATCTTTTTCTTGCTGGCTTCTGTTTTCTTTGTTAAACAACCCTTAGCTCAAGCCTTTATCTTTTCTCTGGGAATGATTGTTGCTTTTATCCCAGAAGGACTTTTGCCAACAGTTACTTTGTCCCTTGCTATGGCCGTTCAGAGAATGGCTAAGGAGCATGCTTTAGTTAAGAAATTATCTTCAGTAGAAACCTTGGGTGCGACCTCAGTCATTTGTTCTGATAAGACGGGAACCTTGACCCAAAATGAAATGACAGTCAATCACATTTGGACTCTGGAACATGAATATGAAGTGACAGGCCAAGGATATGCTTGTGATGGCCATTTGGAAAAAAATAATCAGAAAGTAAAGGTTACCGATGAAGATGGTTTAGAGTTTTTACTGAGGGCTGCGGCACTTTGTTCCAATGCGCGTGTCTTAGCACCTAATGATGATAATCCTCGCTATACGGTTCTAGGAGATCCAACAGAAGCCTGTTTAAATGTTGTAGCTGAAAAGGCAGGGATTGATTTGACAGAAAATGAAGCTTGGGCGCAAAGAGTGAGAGAATTGCCGTTTGATTCTAGCCGCAAACGAATGACGACTGTGCATCGACTTAAACGTCCTATAAATGAGACATCCTTCATTTCTATTACCAAGGGGGCTCCAAAAGAGACCACTGAGCTTTGTAACAAGGTTTATGAGAATGGTCAATTGAGAGATTTGACTCAGGCAGATCGAGAGGCTATTTTGGCTGCTAATGATGACTATGCGCGTCAAGGCTTGCGCGTTTTAGCAGTTGCCTATCGTAATCTAGAAGAAGTAGCTGACCTTCCTAAAGCTTTGTCTGACTATAGTCCAGAAGTCATTGAAGAGGATATGGTTTTCCAAGGTTTGGTGGTTATGGCAGATCCTCCGCGTGAAGAAGTGGCAGCAGCTGTTGATTTATGCCGCAAGGCAAGCATTCGTATTGTAATGGTTACAGGAGATTATGGTTTAACAGCTGTCAGCATTGCTAAGCGGATTGGTATTGTCCAAGGAGAAAATCCTCGTGTGGTTACTGGTCTAGAATTGAAGGCTATGTCAGATGACGACTTGAAACAGGCTTTATCAGATGAAGTGGTCTTTGCCCGTGTAGCGCCCGAACAAAAATATCGTGTTGTTACTAATCTGCAAGCCTTAGGACACGTTGTTGCAGTAACAGGTGACGGTGTTAATGATGCCCCAGCCTTGAAAAAAGCTGATATTGGAGTGGCAATGGGGATTACGGGCACAGATGTTGCCAAAGAATCTGCGGATATGATTTTGACAGATGATAATTTTGCTTCTATTGTACGTGCTGTTGAAGAGGGACGTGCTGTCTATACCAACATTCGGAAATTCCTGACTTATATCTTTAATAGTAATACCTCGGAGGCCGTTCCTTCTGCAGCCTTTCTTTTTTCAAAAGGAGGGATTCCCTTACCTTTAACCGTTATGCAGATTTTAGCAATTGACCTAGGAACGGACATGATTCCTGCACTTGGTTTAGGCGTCGAAGAAGCTGAAGATGGGCTCATGGAACGTCCCCCTCGACGTCCAACAGATCGTCTGCTCAACAAAGGATTGTTGATAAAGGCCTTTATTTGGTATGGCTTTTTGGAAGCAGCTCTTGCTATGGGAGCTTTCTTCTTTGCTTATGCTATTGGCGGCGGCTTAAGCGGGCATTTGGCGTCATCAGGTCAACTTTATCAGCAGGCAACAACAATGACCCTTGGTGCTATTATCTTTTGCCAATTGGGAATGGTGATGAACACGCGTACTGAGAGGGCTTCCATCTTTAAAGTGAAACTCTTTTCAAATAAAGTCATTAATTTTGGTATGTTGTTTGAAATTTTCTTATTCTGTCTCTTAGCTTACCTACCATTTTTACATGGTCTCTTTAACACGGCAGCCATTGGTATTTGGCATTGGCTCTATTTGATTCTCTGTCCTATTCCAGTCCTGCTTATTGAAGAAGCTCGTAAAGCTTATATGAGAAGAAAGCACTAA
- a CDS encoding potassium channel family protein translates to MKIIIVGCGRLGSGLANQLSQEGNDVTVVTANKERLAALDDRFTGQSLVGVEFDRELLLKTGVEQADSLIACTGSDDTNALVARIAKKIYKVPRVIARLYDSSKVDLYNALGIQVIATTQWGIERTKDLLTFKHFDSVLSLGNGHPTVEIVRFNVPPLLDKKKIEEVLPIHEVRLVALSRNNETFIPNKETVLHSQDVIYLAAFSDAVNQLKERFVF, encoded by the coding sequence ATGAAAATTATTATTGTTGGATGTGGTCGATTAGGTTCTGGTTTAGCCAATCAGCTGAGCCAAGAAGGAAATGATGTCACAGTTGTAACGGCTAATAAGGAACGCTTAGCAGCACTAGATGACCGTTTTACGGGTCAGTCTTTGGTAGGGGTTGAGTTCGATAGAGAGCTTCTGTTAAAAACAGGCGTTGAACAGGCAGATAGTTTGATAGCTTGTACTGGAAGTGATGATACCAATGCTCTGGTAGCTCGCATTGCTAAAAAAATCTATAAAGTCCCTAGAGTTATTGCTAGATTGTATGATTCTAGTAAGGTTGATTTATATAATGCATTGGGAATTCAAGTCATTGCAACAACACAATGGGGAATTGAACGAACCAAGGATCTATTGACTTTTAAGCATTTTGATTCCGTTTTGAGTCTAGGCAATGGGCATCCTACTGTAGAGATTGTGCGTTTTAATGTTCCGCCTTTGTTGGACAAGAAAAAAATAGAAGAGGTGCTTCCTATTCATGAAGTGCGGCTTGTAGCTTTGAGCCGAAACAATGAAACGTTTATTCCCAATAAAGAAACAGTGCTTCATTCTCAGGATGTCATCTATTTAGCAGCATTTTCAGATGCTGTTAATCAGCTGAAAGAACGCTTTGTTTTTTGA
- a CDS encoding potassium channel family protein, whose amino-acid sequence MKIIIIGCGKVGTHVARQLLDSHHQVTIIERDQKRFEQVLQIFSQAEVLHGDGTSPILLEKCSVETANAVAYLTGKDEINLVGSTVAKFNYAVDRVVARVNNPKNEWLFNADMGVDSRVSQASLLASVIINEVNIESTATLLKLNDDENAIVEFVLSKGASVHGKTIKEINFPNDAVLISIHRQGQNIIPKGETVLLEGDYILAYTNSQNQEKLAQLFR is encoded by the coding sequence ATGAAAATTATTATTATTGGTTGTGGTAAAGTTGGCACTCATGTAGCAAGGCAACTACTGGATTCGCATCATCAAGTAACCATTATTGAGCGAGACCAAAAACGTTTTGAACAAGTCCTTCAAATATTTTCTCAAGCTGAGGTCTTGCATGGAGATGGGACAAGCCCTATTTTACTTGAAAAGTGTTCTGTTGAAACGGCGAATGCCGTTGCTTATTTGACGGGAAAAGATGAAATCAATCTTGTAGGGTCAACCGTTGCTAAATTTAACTATGCAGTAGATCGAGTTGTTGCCCGTGTCAATAATCCTAAAAATGAATGGCTTTTTAATGCAGATATGGGGGTGGACAGTCGTGTTAGTCAGGCCAGCTTACTAGCTAGTGTGATTATCAATGAAGTTAATATTGAAAGTACAGCAACACTGCTTAAGTTAAATGACGATGAGAATGCGATTGTTGAATTCGTTCTATCAAAAGGCGCTTCTGTTCATGGTAAAACGATTAAAGAAATTAATTTTCCAAATGATGCCGTTTTAATATCTATTCATCGTCAAGGACAAAATATTATCCCTAAAGGAGAGACTGTATTATTAGAAGGGGATTACATTCTAGCTTATACGAACAGTCAAAATCAGGAAAAGCTAGCGCAGCTGTTCCGTTAA
- a CDS encoding EamA family transporter, producing MWALFAFLSALFAALTSILAKIGIEGVNSNLATAIRTLVVVFLAWGMVFLTKGQTGLANISKKSWTFLILSGLATGASWLCYYRALQLGKASEVVPIDKLSVVMTLILAFLFLHEDFSIKALIGCILIGGGTLMMIR from the coding sequence ATGTGGGCATTATTTGCATTTCTTTCCGCCTTGTTTGCAGCATTAACCTCAATTCTTGCTAAAATTGGGATTGAGGGCGTTAATTCAAACTTGGCAACCGCCATTCGGACTCTTGTAGTTGTCTTCTTGGCTTGGGGCATGGTCTTTTTAACAAAAGGTCAGACGGGTTTAGCTAACATTAGCAAGAAAAGCTGGACTTTTCTAATTCTTTCTGGTTTAGCAACAGGCGCCTCATGGCTGTGCTATTATCGTGCTCTACAACTTGGTAAAGCATCAGAGGTTGTTCCTATTGACAAACTCAGCGTTGTCATGACACTTATTCTTGCTTTTCTTTTTCTGCATGAAGACTTTAGCATAAAAGCTTTGATTGGCTGTATACTGATTGGCGGCGGAACTTTGATGATGATTCGTTAA
- a CDS encoding flavodoxin, which yields MANTLVLYFSQTGTTKRIAEKIAKKLQADLYRIEEADSYSTKDLDWTLPDSRANLEQNDAASRPAYKGQLPDVKAYDKIIIGSPTWWGIPPRIIYTVIDHLDLADKTVATFATSGGSAYSQTQTEMNRLIGSSNLLKGRMLSRSASVDQWLKDTKLL from the coding sequence ATGGCAAATACACTGGTTCTTTATTTTTCACAAACGGGAACAACTAAAAGAATAGCTGAGAAAATAGCTAAAAAACTGCAGGCAGATTTGTATCGTATTGAAGAAGCTGATTCCTACAGTACAAAAGATTTAGACTGGACTCTGCCCGATAGCCGGGCTAATTTGGAACAAAATGATGCAGCCAGCCGTCCTGCATACAAAGGCCAGCTGCCAGATGTGAAAGCTTATGATAAGATAATCATTGGCAGTCCCACTTGGTGGGGAATTCCGCCGCGGATTATCTATACGGTTATTGACCATTTGGATTTGGCAGATAAGACGGTAGCAACTTTTGCGACATCAGGCGGTTCAGCCTACTCACAAACACAAACTGAAATGAATCGCCTTATTGGCAGCTCGAACTTGCTCAAAGGCCGTATGCTTTCCAGATCGGCCAGCGTTGATCAATGGCTCAAAGATACGAAATTACTGTAA
- a CDS encoding 1-deoxy-D-xylulose-5-phosphate synthase produces MVLETIHSPKDLKSLTKEGLQQVVDEARQALLEKTSRHGGHNGPNFGIVEMTVALHYVFNSPIDKFIFDVSHQSYVHKMLTGRVQAFLDPAHYDDVSGYTNPKESEHDLFTVGHTSTSLALASGVAKARDLKKESYNVIAIIGDGSLSGGQAYEGLNQIATTGSNTLIIVNDNDQSIAANPRGGIYTALRNLRESKGQAADNLFKALGYDYHYLDEGNDLNRLIQLFQEVKDADHPVLLHIHTVKGKGYKPAEENREAFHAGGPFNLETGEYLSDGNGGASYNSVTADLIMDKMKQDPTVVAINAGTPMLLFNQEERKKVGDQFVDVGIAEQEAATMTTGLAKNGAKPIWAVFSTFMQRTYDQLSHDMALNNQAGTILVYGASVSSMNDESHLGFFDIPFLAHIPNFVYLAPTNKEEHLAMLDWAIEQEEHPVAIRIPVGPLKETGIADKTDYSILNKNQVIQKGSQVALFGLGNFYGLAEDVAKELAAKHNIKATIVNPKFITGLDKELLDSLAADHQLVVTLEDGVLEGGYGQMIAGYLGDSPLKVQNYGIEKAYHDRYDRKQILVDNGISVNNLVKNILKDL; encoded by the coding sequence ATGGTATTAGAGACTATTCATTCCCCTAAAGACTTAAAATCATTAACTAAAGAGGGCTTACAGCAGGTTGTTGATGAGGCTCGCCAAGCCTTGCTGGAAAAGACTAGTCGTCATGGTGGTCACAATGGCCCTAATTTTGGCATTGTTGAAATGACGGTAGCACTCCATTATGTTTTCAATTCACCAATTGATAAGTTTATTTTTGATGTGTCGCATCAGTCCTATGTCCATAAAATGCTGACAGGCCGTGTGCAGGCCTTTCTTGATCCAGCTCATTATGATGATGTGTCTGGCTATACGAATCCTAAGGAAAGTGAGCATGATTTATTTACTGTAGGCCATACGTCTACCTCCTTAGCCTTAGCTTCAGGGGTTGCCAAAGCGCGTGATTTGAAGAAAGAAAGCTACAATGTCATTGCCATCATTGGCGATGGTTCCTTATCAGGCGGTCAGGCATATGAAGGTCTCAATCAGATTGCTACGACAGGCAGCAATACACTTATTATCGTTAATGACAATGACCAATCTATCGCTGCCAATCCAAGAGGAGGTATTTACACAGCTCTGCGCAATCTACGTGAAAGTAAAGGTCAGGCAGCAGATAATCTCTTTAAAGCTCTTGGTTATGACTATCATTATCTTGATGAAGGCAATGACTTAAATCGTTTGATCCAGCTTTTCCAAGAGGTTAAAGATGCTGATCATCCCGTTTTGCTTCATATTCATACTGTCAAAGGAAAGGGCTACAAGCCTGCTGAAGAAAATCGTGAAGCTTTCCATGCTGGCGGTCCCTTTAATCTTGAAACAGGGGAGTATCTTTCAGATGGCAATGGCGGAGCGTCATACAATAGTGTGACAGCAGATCTTATTATGGATAAGATGAAGCAAGATCCAACTGTTGTTGCTATTAATGCTGGGACACCTATGCTTTTATTTAATCAAGAAGAGCGTAAGAAAGTTGGTGATCAGTTTGTTGATGTCGGAATTGCTGAGCAGGAAGCCGCAACCATGACAACTGGTCTGGCTAAAAATGGCGCCAAACCTATTTGGGCAGTTTTCTCAACCTTTATGCAACGCACTTATGATCAGCTCTCCCATGATATGGCTTTGAATAATCAAGCAGGAACCATCCTTGTTTACGGGGCTTCCGTTAGCAGCATGAATGATGAGAGCCACCTTGGCTTCTTTGATATCCCATTTTTAGCTCATATTCCAAACTTTGTTTATTTAGCTCCAACCAATAAGGAAGAACATTTGGCTATGTTAGATTGGGCTATTGAGCAAGAAGAACATCCTGTTGCTATCCGTATCCCAGTTGGTCCTCTCAAAGAAACGGGTATTGCTGATAAGACGGATTATTCCATTCTCAATAAAAATCAAGTGATTCAAAAGGGAAGTCAAGTTGCTCTCTTTGGTTTAGGCAATTTTTATGGTCTTGCTGAAGATGTTGCTAAAGAATTAGCAGCTAAGCATAATATTAAAGCAACTATTGTCAATCCAAAATTTATCACAGGTTTGGATAAGGAATTACTGGACAGTTTGGCAGCAGATCACCAACTCGTTGTGACCTTGGAAGATGGTGTTCTTGAAGGTGGCTATGGTCAAATGATTGCCGGTTATTTGGGTGACAGTCCGCTCAAAGTACAAAATTATGGTATTGAAAAAGCCTATCATGATCGTTATGATCGCAAGCAAATTCTTGTTGACAATGGAATCAGTGTCAATAACCTTGTTAAAAATATTCTTAAAGATTTATGA
- the spxR gene encoding CBS-HotDog domain-containing transcription factor SpxR, which produces MSKHQDILEYLENLTVGKRVSVRSISNHLKVSDGTAYRAIKEAENRGIVETRPRSGTIRVEKKVRVRLSKLTYKEIANISESEVVSGEAGLGHEFSKFSIGAMTIDNVHRYLTNDGLLIVGDREDIQLLALENKNAILVTGGFSVSEKVLDTSNLLGIPVMVTNYDTFTVATIINQALSNVRIKTDIKTVDEVYQEKVYHGFLHDTDTVRDYNSLIKKTNHVRYPIINSHDMVVGVVSMRDVAGKDPNMVLNQLMTRNPVVAKPNLSLANISQKMIFEGFDMLPVVKEDYSLLGVITRRQVMENLQNFQRTSSHTYSEQITANLQEERTGFQFVVEPAMIDSAGNLAHGVLTEFLKDITMRVLTQKHKKNIIIEQMMLYFLQAVQIDDLLKIQPKIITENRRSATLDFEIYHGSQVITKAVVTAKLN; this is translated from the coding sequence ATGAGTAAACATCAAGATATTCTGGAATATTTAGAAAATCTAACAGTTGGGAAACGCGTCAGTGTTAGAAGTATTTCTAATCATTTAAAGGTTAGTGATGGAACGGCCTATCGTGCGATTAAAGAAGCTGAGAATCGCGGTATTGTTGAAACAAGACCACGCAGTGGTACTATTCGTGTAGAGAAAAAGGTAAGAGTACGTCTCAGTAAATTAACTTATAAGGAAATTGCTAATATCAGTGAGTCTGAAGTCGTTTCGGGTGAAGCAGGTCTGGGTCATGAATTCAGCAAGTTTTCTATTGGCGCCATGACCATTGATAATGTTCATCGTTATCTGACAAATGATGGTCTTTTAATTGTTGGCGATCGTGAAGATATTCAACTTCTGGCCTTGGAAAATAAAAATGCTATTTTGGTGACGGGAGGTTTCTCAGTTTCTGAAAAAGTCCTTGATACTTCTAATCTATTGGGTATTCCAGTGATGGTCACCAACTATGACACTTTTACAGTTGCAACCATCATCAATCAAGCCCTGTCCAATGTTCGTATTAAGACAGATATTAAGACCGTAGATGAAGTTTATCAGGAAAAAGTTTATCACGGTTTCTTGCATGATACGGATACTGTTAGGGATTATAACAGTTTAATCAAAAAGACCAACCATGTCCGCTATCCTATTATCAATAGCCATGACATGGTTGTGGGCGTTGTCAGTATGCGTGATGTGGCAGGTAAGGATCCTAATATGGTTCTCAATCAATTAATGACGAGAAATCCTGTAGTTGCTAAGCCCAATCTTAGTTTAGCTAACATTAGTCAGAAAATGATTTTTGAAGGTTTTGACATGTTGCCAGTTGTCAAGGAAGATTATAGCCTTTTGGGGGTTATTACGCGCCGGCAGGTGATGGAAAATCTGCAAAACTTCCAAAGAACCAGTTCTCATACCTATAGTGAACAAATCACAGCCAATTTACAGGAAGAAAGAACCGGTTTTCAATTTGTTGTTGAGCCTGCTATGATTGACTCCGCAGGGAATTTAGCTCACGGCGTTTTAACAGAATTTTTAAAAGACATTACCATGCGTGTTTTGACACAGAAACACAAAAAGAATATCATTATTGAGCAAATGATGTTATACTTTTTACAAGCTGTTCAAATTGATGACCTTTTGAAAATCCAGCCTAAAATTATTACAGAAAATCGGCGGAGCGCCACTCTTGACTTTGAAATTTACCATGGCAGTCAAGTGATTACAAAGGCCGTTGTGACAGCGAAATTGAATTAA